The Nocardioides pantholopis genome window below encodes:
- the tkt gene encoding transketolase: MSTSPALDWTDLDAKAVDTARVLAMDAVQKVGNGHPGTAMSLAPAAYLLFQKVMRHDPADPSWIARDRFVLSCGHSSITLYTQLYLGGFGLELEDLKALRTWGSKTPGHPELGHTAGVEVTTGPLGQGVANAVGMAMSGRRIHGILDPEAKDGESLFDHHVYVLCSDGDLQEGVSGEASSIAGTQELGNLTVIYDRNRISIEGDTDIAFTEDVAARYEAYGWHVQTVDWTNGGTDYREDVPALYDAITAAREVTDQPSLIVLDTIIAWPAPNAQGTGASHGSALGADEVAATKEILGWDPARNFEVPPEVLEHTRALRDRGSEWGAAWDKQYATWSEANPERAELLHRLKARTMPEGLAEALPVFDADAKGVATRSASGKVINALAPLLPELWGGSADLAGSNNTTIKDVPSFAPASRTTDQWTADPFQGRVLHFGIREHGMGAIMNGIAADTITRVFGGTFLTFSDYMRGAVRVAALSKLPVTYVWTHDSIGLGEDGPTHQPIEHLAALRAMPGLDVVRPADANETAAAWLAILNHTDRPAALALTRQNVPVFPRGKDAETGEEWAGTDDVAKGGYVLLDAEGGTPDVVLMATGSEVQLAVEARKLLAADGISARVVSMPCLEWFEAQTIAYRETVIPPTVKARVSVEAGVKQGWREYVGDHGRMISIEQFGQSADYARIYTEYGITAQAVADAARDSIRVSTD, encoded by the coding sequence GTGAGCACTTCCCCCGCCCTGGACTGGACCGATCTCGACGCCAAGGCGGTGGACACGGCCCGCGTGCTGGCGATGGATGCCGTCCAGAAGGTCGGCAACGGCCATCCGGGCACCGCGATGAGCCTGGCGCCGGCGGCGTACCTGCTGTTCCAGAAGGTGATGCGGCACGACCCGGCCGACCCGAGCTGGATCGCGCGGGACCGGTTCGTGCTGTCCTGCGGGCACTCGTCCATCACCCTGTACACCCAGCTCTACCTGGGCGGTTTCGGGCTGGAGCTGGAGGACCTCAAGGCGCTGCGCACGTGGGGCTCCAAGACGCCCGGCCACCCCGAGCTCGGCCACACCGCGGGGGTGGAGGTCACCACGGGCCCGCTCGGCCAGGGCGTCGCCAACGCCGTGGGCATGGCCATGTCCGGGCGCCGCATCCACGGCATCCTCGACCCGGAGGCGAAGGACGGCGAGAGCCTCTTCGACCACCACGTCTACGTCCTGTGCTCCGACGGCGACCTCCAGGAGGGCGTGAGCGGCGAGGCCTCCTCCATCGCCGGGACCCAGGAGCTGGGCAACCTCACCGTCATCTACGACCGCAACCGGATCTCGATCGAGGGCGACACCGACATCGCCTTCACCGAGGACGTCGCGGCGCGCTACGAGGCCTACGGCTGGCACGTGCAGACCGTCGACTGGACCAACGGAGGCACCGACTACCGCGAGGACGTCCCGGCGCTGTACGACGCGATCACGGCCGCCCGCGAGGTCACCGACCAGCCGTCGCTGATCGTTCTCGACACGATCATCGCCTGGCCCGCCCCCAACGCCCAGGGCACCGGCGCCTCCCACGGCAGCGCGCTGGGCGCCGACGAGGTCGCGGCGACCAAGGAGATCCTCGGGTGGGACCCCGCCCGGAACTTCGAGGTGCCGCCCGAGGTCCTGGAGCACACCCGGGCGCTGCGCGACCGGGGCTCGGAGTGGGGCGCCGCCTGGGACAAGCAGTACGCCACCTGGTCGGAGGCGAACCCGGAGCGGGCCGAGCTCCTACACCGGCTGAAGGCCCGGACCATGCCCGAGGGGCTGGCCGAGGCGCTGCCGGTCTTCGACGCCGATGCCAAGGGCGTCGCGACCCGGTCCGCCTCCGGCAAGGTCATCAACGCGCTCGCGCCCCTGCTGCCCGAGCTGTGGGGCGGGTCCGCCGACCTGGCCGGCTCCAACAACACCACGATCAAGGACGTCCCGTCGTTCGCTCCCGCGAGCCGGACCACCGATCAGTGGACCGCCGACCCGTTCCAGGGCCGAGTGCTGCACTTCGGCATCCGCGAGCACGGCATGGGCGCGATCATGAACGGCATCGCGGCCGACACGATCACCCGCGTCTTCGGCGGCACCTTCCTCACGTTCTCCGACTACATGCGCGGCGCGGTCCGGGTGGCGGCGCTGAGCAAGCTGCCGGTCACCTACGTGTGGACCCACGACTCGATCGGCCTCGGGGAGGACGGCCCGACCCACCAGCCGATCGAGCACCTGGCCGCGCTGCGGGCGATGCCCGGCCTCGACGTCGTGCGTCCCGCCGACGCCAACGAGACCGCCGCCGCCTGGCTGGCCATCCTCAACCACACCGATCGCCCGGCCGCCCTGGCGCTGACCCGCCAGAACGTGCCGGTCTTCCCGCGCGGGAAGGACGCCGAGACCGGAGAGGAGTGGGCCGGCACCGACGACGTCGCCAAGGGCGGCTACGTCCTCCTCGACGCCGAGGGCGGCACCCCGGACGTGGTCCTGATGGCCACCGGCTCCGAGGTGCAGCTGGCCGTGGAGGCGCGCAAGCTCCTCGCTGCCGACGGCATCTCCGCCCGCGTGGTCTCGATGCCCTGCCTCGAGTGGTTCGAGGCCCAGACCATCGCCTACCGCGAGACGGTCATCCCCCCGACGGTCAAGGCGCGGGTCTCGGTCGAGGCCGGCGTCAAGCAGGGCTGGCGCGAGTACGTCGGCGACCACGGCCGCATGATCTCCATCGAGCAGTTCGGCCAGTCGGCCGACTACGCCCGCATCTACACCGAGTACGGCATCACCGCGCAGGCGGTGGCCGACGCCGCTCGCGACAGCATCCGGGTGTCCACCGACTGA
- a CDS encoding heme o synthase: MTHVGQSAAAAERQDSDGATSRASFRDVVAAYVGLTKPRVIELLLLTTVPVMFFAERGIPPLGLVAATVVGGAFSAGSASVFNCVYDRDIDEQMRRTRRRALPRHIVSARAALVFGFALAIASTAILLAWVNPLSAALSLGANAFYVFGYTMLLKRRTTQNIVWGGLAGCFPALIGWTAVTGELSWVPVVLFMVVFFWTPPHTWALALRYREDYANVDVPMLPVVAPAREVGRQIVLYSWVMVATSLLLWPVADTSLVYPVIAAVLGAVFLVQAHRMWGRTKVSDDLAAIRPMELFHSSNLYLTLLFVAVALDPVLGL; this comes from the coding sequence GTGACCCACGTCGGCCAGTCGGCCGCTGCCGCCGAGCGGCAGGACTCTGACGGAGCGACCTCGAGGGCGTCGTTCCGCGACGTCGTGGCTGCCTACGTCGGCCTGACCAAGCCGCGGGTGATCGAGCTGCTCCTGCTCACCACCGTGCCGGTGATGTTCTTCGCCGAGCGCGGGATCCCTCCCCTGGGGCTGGTTGCGGCAACTGTCGTCGGCGGGGCGTTCTCGGCGGGCTCGGCGTCGGTGTTCAACTGCGTCTACGACCGCGACATCGACGAGCAGATGCGCCGCACCCGGCGTCGCGCGCTGCCCCGCCACATCGTCTCGGCCCGCGCCGCGCTGGTCTTCGGGTTCGCGCTCGCGATCGCGTCCACCGCGATCCTGCTGGCCTGGGTGAACCCGCTCTCGGCGGCCCTGTCCCTCGGGGCCAACGCGTTCTACGTCTTCGGCTACACGATGCTGCTCAAGCGGCGCACCACCCAGAACATCGTCTGGGGTGGCCTCGCCGGCTGCTTCCCGGCCCTGATCGGCTGGACGGCGGTGACCGGCGAGCTCTCGTGGGTTCCGGTGGTGCTGTTCATGGTGGTGTTCTTCTGGACTCCGCCGCACACCTGGGCGCTGGCGCTGCGCTACCGCGAGGACTACGCGAACGTCGACGTCCCGATGCTGCCGGTCGTCGCGCCGGCGCGGGAGGTCGGGCGCCAGATCGTGCTCTACAGCTGGGTCATGGTCGCCACCTCGCTGCTGCTGTGGCCGGTGGCCGACACCAGCCTGGTCTATCCGGTGATCGCGGCGGTCCTCGGCGCGGTGTTCCTCGTCCAGGCCCACCGCATGTGGGGCCGGACCAAGGTCAGCGACGATCTCGCCGCGATCCGCCCGATGGAGCTCTTCCACTCCTCGAACCTCTACCTGACGCTGCTCTTCGTCGCCGTCGCGCTCGACCCGGTCCTGGGTCTCTGA